The genomic DNA ACCACGATTGTCTTTACGCTCTACTTTTACTTTTGATGTCGATTTTTGATTTCAATGAGTGTCCCTTGTCTGCTCTTCTCGAATCGAAAAACCATTGTACGGAACAAATGGGGGGCTAGAACCAGTCCGGAAAACTCTTGGATTTTCTCAACGTTTATGAGAGCAAATCGATTTTGGGATCAGTTCTAGAAGGCATTCGTATATCCTGACTTTGTGTCGTGCCCGCTTTTCAAATGATGAAATGCTCTCTGGTCCCAAGATAGATTTACGCAAATCTTTCTTAAGTGATCCAGCGTGACACAAAGGCTTTCTTGAGTTAGACGCGTGTTGATTATTGACGTGTCATATTCAAACCCCGGATCGAGGCAAGTGTTTCGGTTCATTCGTTGCAGACGGGATCACTCTCAGCTAACAATGTTGGCTGAGGCTCGCAGTGTAAGTCTGTGAGAAATCTGACAGACAGAGCTACAGGCACCAATAAGATAACGAATTTCGCCTGTCCCTCGCAATCTGGCTGCGACCAATTAGGATCTCGTGAAGAAACCCACCGAGCCGCGAACGAATTTCAGATGATCAGGATGTCATGTCTTTAAGTACACTCCCACTCAGTTATTGCACGAATGTCCACCCCGGACAAACGGTTTCGGAAGTCATTCATGGGCTGACTGAGTACACAATTCCTGCGAGGAAGCAGCTTGGTGAGAGAGTCGCAGCTGGCTTGTGGTTACCGGCGACTGCGATTTCAGAAGTCAGAGGAGACCGGGCGAAACTCGAAGAGCTTCAGCAGGTTTTGGCCGAAGGCGATCTGGTCTGTTATACATTGAACACATTTCCCTATGGGAATTTTCATAGTGAGCGTGTGAAAGAAAATGTCTACTTGCCTGACTGGTCGACGCAGGAACGCTTCGATTTCACCTTTCAGTCTGCTCAAGTTTTGGCAGAATTGATGCCAGAAGGAGTCGAAGGAAGCCTTTCGACGGTTCCACTGGGCTTCAAAGGTTTCCAGCAGGGTGAAGACTTTCTGCCGGAATGTTTTGACCGGCTCTTGAATCTGGCCGTGAAGCTAGACGAACTACATGATGAAACGGGTCGAGTGTTGAGGCTGGCGATTGAACCGGAACCGTTGTGTGTCTTGGAAACCACGGTCGAGACGATCGGTTTTTTTAAGAAGTTGTACGATACAGCCATGACACGCAAACAACTGGATATCGTCCAGCGTCATCTCGGTGTTTGTTACGATGTCTGTCATCAAGCGGTTGAGTTCGAAGATGTGAAACAGTCGATTGCGGATCTGTCGTCGACAGGCATCCGAATCAATAAAGTCCACATCACGTGTGCTTTACGGTTAGAGTCCCCCGGCGAGAACATTGATGCTCGGAATCAATTGGCACAATTCGTCGAGCCACGGTATCTCCACCAGACTTTTGCTGAAAGCGAAGAAAGAACGATTTCCATTGTGGACTTGTCGAACGAGTTTTGCAGCGACCCGCCAGAAGAGTTTAGAGAAGCTGATGAGTGGCGGATTCACTATCATGTGCCGGTTCATGAAGAGTCTGTCGGAGAGCTGAAAACGACACGAGACGACTTGAAGGCAGCGATTCAAGCAGTGGCCAAGTTAGAATATGCCCCTCACTTGGAAGTGGAAACATACACTTGGAACGTGCTCCCGAATGAGGAGAAAGTGAGCCTCGTTGATGGCTTGGTCCGCGAACTTTCAGCGACTCGAGAGTTGCTGAAAGAGGCTGCGAATTGAACGATTTCCAAAGCATCTTTCGAATTCGTCTTCAGTGGTTGATTTAGCCCCCGGTGAGTCATCGGGGAAGGTAAACGACCACCCAGCGTGCAGTGATATTACTTCGAAATTACTTCGGTTTTACTGTAGTCCAATCGTGAACTGGTGATAGAGCAGGTCCGATCCTGGTCTTACAGAGGCTCGATTTCTAGAGGAGTTTGCTCCACCGTGTGCCCGTGAAGAAAGCATTTCTCTAGTAAAAGCTCTGTTCGCCACGGGGCAAATCCTGCGAGCCAATTCGAAAGATGCCCCAGGAGCCTTGATCTCGCGGAACATCTTGGTCTCGCAGAACTTTGAAGGCAGCAAAAAAAACAGCCGAGCAAATGCTCGGCTGTTGAAATTTCGGGTCGACGGGCGATTTAGTCGTCGTCGTCTGTCTTCTTCTTTTTCTTTTTCCCGGTGGCAACCTTCAGGATACGGACTTTAGGTAGTCCGTAGGGGCTTTGGTTGTCGACCCAGCGGTCAAGTTCTTTTAATTTTTCGATACGTTCTGCGCGTTTCAGGACATTTCGAGAACGAGCGAGGCGTCCGCCACCTTTGAGACTTTTGTCGACACTCATCGTAAGTTCCGTGTGTGTTTTATCTTAGGAAGAACCGGTCAAACCGCGTTCGAAAGCAATTCAAGTGAGCGGGGGAGTTTACGTGCTTTTGGCTCATACTTCAAGTGTGGAGTCACGCCTGAAAGATGGCTGTTTTCGGGGAAATCACTGTTTCATCGGCGACAAAGGCTCTCTGATATTGATTTCCGCTACTCGATCGGCTGGCAGATCCCGTTTTCCCGGAAGCAGCCCGTTTTCAGGAAACGGCGTACACCCTCGATCCCCTCGGAATCTTCCGTGACAAATGAATGAAGCGATGAAACTGTCATAAAGTCTTTGGCTCCAGAGAGTTTCGCACTTTCGACAGCAACCGTTCCATCGTCATCTCCGGGAACTAATGGATTCCAGCCATCTTCGGTGTTGCGAGCACCTGCCACGATCCCAAACTCGAAGTCTGGAATCGGAAGTGACGCAATCACACCTTGTTCGTTCTTTTTGAGTTCTTTTCCGGCTGGCCCGAAGATCCACTGGTAGGCGAGATTGTTCTCAACGAGGTTTGCCATCCGGGCACCCTGATTGGGTGTCCCCATCATCACCAGACGTTGAATTCTGGGGTCGCGATCTTTTCCTTTCTCCCTCAAATACGTTCGAACGAGCAGGCCACCCATGCTGTGACAGACCAGGTCGATCTGTTGAATTCCGTGAAGTGAGGCGATCGTTTTCGTCAAAAAATCGGCAGATTCTGCCATTGTCATGCGAGTACTGGGATAATCAAAACCGATGACGGTGTAGCCATCTTTCTCCAAAGCGACCTGCATTTTTGAGAACGATTTGGAAGAGCGAATGATTCCATGAATGAGGATGACTGCCTTGCCTGACATCGCAGAAAGTTTCTTTTCGTCGATGATTTTCTGGAGGGCTTGAGCGCAATCCTGCTCGGTTCCCCATTCGCGACGAATATCTTCCGGGTCGAGTAATCGGTAATGTTGTGTGAGAACGTTTTGCTGAATGCGATAGCCTCGAAAGAAGAGGACGTCCCCCCAAAATTGGCGTCCGCCCATGGTTTTCATGTCGATTTGTAGCTTTGGAATCTTGTTTGGCATGAGCGAAAAATGATCCTCATCGGCCCCGGGTGTTGTCTCTTGAGCACATGTCTCTGTGAGAAATGTGGACGTCAGGCAGAGAGCCAAAAAGAGGACGGGCATCAGTGGGGAAGTTCTCAATCGAAGCCTCTCTGCAAGATTCCAGGGCGAAGAGATTGCTGAGATGACACGGCATTTTCTCAACAATTCCCGACTACAGACTCGTTTCGATGAACGGAGTCATCGTACAATTTGGCAGCTTTTCATCATCCATGCAACTAAAAATTGGACTTGTCCGGTTCGCTTTTGACGGATAAGACGCAACTCCCTTCCTTCTCTCTCATGTCATTGAATTCAACACGTTCCTATCCCATAACTCAATCCATTCGCTGGCTTTTGCTGGCAGGGTCTGTTTGTGTTCTGGGTGGATTTTATACAGCTTCAACCGTTGATCCCGATCCGCGAGGGTTTGGAACACATCAACAGTTTGGCTTCCCCCCTTGTAGTTTTCGAGTTTTTATAGGAGTTCCCTGCCCGAGTTGTGGTGGGACTACGAGTGTCGCCTACTTTGTGCGCGGTCAATGGATCAGTTCATTGAAATCAAACACAGCTGTGTTTGTACTCGCGTTTCTTGGTTTGGTGTATTTACCGTGGTCGCTGCTCAGCCTGAAAGCAGGACGACTTCTTGGAGTTGTAACTCCTTCCCACTTTGGAGCGACGATTTTAGTCACTTTGAGTGTGATCGCCGTTGTGCAGTGGGGGTGGCGACTATTGAATTGAAGCGAAATTTAACTTTATGGCCGGACATCGTGAAACAGGACGTTTCAATACGATGTGAGGGATCACACTATGTCATCGGTAAGAGTGATAAAACATCGCACCTGGTCAACGGCGTTCTGCGCTGGTGGCTGCTTTCTCATGCTGACCCTGCTGGCCCTTTCTCAGAGCGGCTGTTTGAATTCGCTTGTCATGGCTGGCAAAGTGATCTTGGGCGATCCGAAACAACCCTCGGGGTTTGAAGTCGCCACTGGAAAATCGTTGGTTGAGGAAGAAAAGCAAATCCTCATTCACTGTTCAGCTCCGTCTTACATCAGCAGTGAACACGATACGCTCACTTCTGACTTGCAGTTAGAACTGATTAGCCGGATGCGGCGCAATGGGCTCTTAGTCATGTCGCCCGACGCAGCTGCGGATGTCCTCGACAATTACTCCGGGCAATTCGATCCCAAGCTTCTCGCGATGGAGATGGAGGATGTGGGTTACATCTTCCACATTCAAGTCGACAGCTTCTCTTTTCGCGAAGACAACAGCCCGAACCTGTTCCGTGGTCGCACGAAAGGTCGGGTCATCGGATACGAAGTTCGTGGGGAAGAGGGAGGCCGGCACTCGGTGCAGGTTTACGACCAACAGTTCAGCACGCAACATCCGGGGACTCATCCGATTCCTTCGGATCAAATGCCGAAGAGCGTCTTTATTCGACGCTTCATCGACAAACTGGCTGACGACCTCGGCCATTCGTTCTATAGCGTTCACACTGGCGAACTTTTCGCTCAATAAAAACTCTTGAAACTGATTCCTTTGCGGAAGTTTTAGATGATTCGTTCAATCCCATCTCGGTCAACAATATTCACTCCTCGATTCTCAAATCGATTTCGTGTTTTGCTGACAGCACTGCTCGTAAGTGTCTCGCTTTCGGGATGCCAGCAATTCGTGATCATTAGCTACCTGCTGCACGGGCCGCCAACGATCGAGCCTGATTTCGACGCCGAAACTGGAGAGTCGATGAGCAATCCCGGGGTCACGGTTGCAGTCGTTTGCTATGCTCCGACGAAGCTCAAGTGGAAGTTTCCACAACTCGACGAACAAGTTGCGACGCACCTTGCATATCGGTTGGGACAAAATCACATCACGATGATCCACCCTGATTATGTGAAAGCGTGGTTAGACGAACATCCCGATTGGGAGAAGGCTGCAGAGATCGGCAAAGCGTTCAAAGCAGACTATGTCATCGAAGTGGAACTCGCTGACTTCACTCTCCATGAGGGCTCGAGCACAACTCTGTTCCGGGGCCGAACCGAAGCGTATGTCAACGTGATCAAAGTTGATGAAGAAGGCTACGGAGATCGAATCTTCACCAAGGAAATTGATTTCGCTTACCCAACTCGTGTTCCGCGAACTTCAAGTGATGTTTCCCTGGGCGAGTTTCAGAAAGAGTATTTATCAATGCTCAGCGAAAGAATCGGCTGGCTCTTCTACGAACGATTCCATGGCGACATGATCGGCTGGGCAAGCTAGAACCAGTCCGAAAACCTCTGGAATCGTCGCTTTTCTCAACGTTTGAGAGAGCAATTTCAAGTTTCAGGACCAGTGCTAGAAATCCCTTTCACAATCGATGCAAAGACTTCACAAGCAAGTCCTTTCACTCAAATCGACATCTGTGCGCGATCTTGAATCTGTGCACCCTGTTCTCGAACCCGAACATTGAGAACTCGGCGTAGGGAATTGTGCTCACCATTTTTGTGTGGTGAGAAAATCTTCTGCTCTTCCATTCCCCATATTCCCTGACTGGCAGAACCGTTAAAGTCTCACTCGCAATCCGGTTCGAATTGTGATTCAAGCTCTTGCCGACCAGCCATGTTGAGCCGAAGAATCTGGATATGAAGGAGTTTCGAAGGAGTTAAGTCAGGGGTTGATCAACAATTGTTGATCGGCAGACTTACAGTCGACAGGAATTTTGAGGCGGAAGAGCTTTCTCAAAATTCCACACAAGGAGGGGACGACGATGATGAAGGATCTCTACCAGCCAGTCTTCTGGTGTGGTTTCGCACTGTCGCTTTCTGCTTTGTATTACAGTAGTGAGCAGGCTGCCAAGGAAGCGAATACCCCCACGCGCAAACCGGTCCTCATGCGGATCTCTTTTGATGAATTCAAAGATCGGAACGTCCAGTTAGGAACTTCGCAGGCACAACCGGTAGAAAACAAGGAAGAGTCCTCTGAACTACCGACTCCGAGAGTCGATCCTGCCGGTGTAAATATTGATCTCGGTGCCTCCGAAGATCCATTTCTCCCAAACGCGCCAAACGTCGAAACACACGACGACCTCGCTGGCCCATCAACACCAGTGGGACCAGTGACAACGCCACCTTCAACGCCAACTTCAACGCCACCTTCAGCACCGACTTCGAACTCGTCATTCTTGTCCGCTGCCAGAAAAGCTCTGGAAGCACCCTAATCGACAGCACTTGTGGACTTGTGGACTTGTGGGCTTGTGGGCTTGTGGAAGATGTGAGCAGTCGTGAAATAGATGTACGCGACCTGTCTCGTGAATCTGAGTGATTCATCACATGGACAGCTCTCTTCACACAGACCGGAATCGTGAAAGTCAGAGAAAGCCTCATCTATAAAAAAGCCTCATTGATGCTAGTTGTGTCTGTGAAGCTCATATGAATGCCTTCATAGATCTTTCAGATAAGCCAAGATCTTTCAGTTCAGCCAGCGCGCGAAGATCGAAGGCCAGGGTGGGGCGTGGCTGGAAGAGTTGTTGCTTCGCACCGGTCGTACCGCCAACGCAAGACTCAGTCACGCTTATTCGGCTGCAAGACGATATGAATGAATATGTCGTGATGGTCACAAAGTTGGGATCATCATTCTCTTGGAAGAATCACAATGTGTCGTTGAGCTAAAATCAATGAGGCAGGGACGCCTGATGTCGGAAAATCCTCACTCTCATTCGAATCGTGAGATGATCTCAATCCGTGAGATGATTGGCCTGTTCGAGCCCGAGGTTTGGAAAAAAATCGTCGTCTGGGGATTCGTTTCGATCCTGACGACTGGACTCCCAGCCTCGTTTGAATCTGCTCTCAGCCAATTCCTCAGCGACTCCATGGCCCTCGGCTTTGATGAATTGTTCGCTCAAACAGCTCCGCTGATCTGGTCAGTGATTTTGGTTTCTTTTGCCTGCCATCGAGGTTGGCTCGATGAAGCAGGGCTCATTCCCTCTGCGGCGTTGATCCTGTTTGGTGGCTGGTTGGGGCATGCTTTTCAGCACGGAGCCGTTGTCGCTGCGGTCGAGTGGCTTCCGAGTGACCGCTTTGGATTGCTCGGCTCGGTCGTCTTCGCAGCTTTGAATTTGATGATTGCCTACCTGATTTCTTATGGAATCGGTGCATTTCTGGCTTCGATTCTGGTCGGTTCAGTGATCGGAGTCGGCTGGAGTAAGGGGGCTGATAAGCTGCAACGAAAGTTCAGCGAAGATGCCTCGAAGAAAATTTTGAACGTCCCTGACCAGCATCATCAGCGACGCAGAGCAGCCTGATGGGGTGAGGGAAATCGTAACGTCTTTGGGACGCAAATGAAGATGGCGGATTGATCTGTTGGATACCATCTATCTGAATCATGCGGGGACAAGCTGGCCGAAGCCGTCAGTCGTGACAGAAGCGGTAGCGGCAGCGATGGAGACTTCGCCGCGTCATTGGCCTTCTCTGTTTGAGCGGGCACATCATTCAGTTTGCCGATATTTTGGTATCTCAAATCCGGCTCAGTTGTTGTTGACGCCCGGTTGTACTTCTGCGATCTCGGTCGCAATTTCCGATTTCAACTGGGAGCCGAACGACAAGGTTCTGACAAGCAGTTGGGAGCATCATGCGCTCTCTCGCCCATTGCAGAAACTGCAGGGCGACGGAATTGAACTCGTTGTCGTCCCTCCAGATTCATCGAGTCCGTTTGACCTCACTTTTTTTGAATCGTCGCTCGCAGCGGGAGGTGTGAAACTCGTTGCGATCACGGCAGCTTGTAACGTGACGGGACAAATCTTGCCTATGCGGCAGATCATCGAACTGGCTCACAAGTACAATGCGTTTGTCCTTGTTGATGCTGCTCAGGTGGTCGGTTGGCTGCCGTTGAACTTTTCGGAGCTCGGGGCAGACCTGATCGCTTTCGGTGGTCACAAGGGATTGCAATCGCCTTGGGGAATCGGAGGGCTCTACATCGCTGATCATGTTCCCATGAAATGTGTGACAGCCAGTTGCGGGTTGTCGTTAGGGGACGACGAACCTCTTCTCAGCCCGCGACCCGGGTACTGTGACGTCGGCTCGGTCGATCAGTTTTCATTGGCAGGTTTGGAAGTCGCGATTGACTGGTTAGAAGAGAAGGCTCGAGCAGATCGCCTCGCAATTGGAAGAGAATGCGTGCAACGTTTTCGTGATCTCCTCTCGGCTTTCGCAAACGTGACATTGTTCGGTGCTGACGATCTTTCTCAGCAACTTCCCACAGTGGCGTTTTCAGTTGCAGGGATTTCAAGTGCCACGGTTTCAAATCTTCTGAAAGCTCGCGGAATTGTCGCTGCCTCTGGGTTTCAATGTGCTCCGCAGGCGCATGAAACATTGGGGACAGAGGAGTCCGGAGTTGTTCGCCTGAGCTTTGGAATCGGGCAGCCCGAAAAAGAGATTGCGGTGGCTCTTGAACGAACTTCAGATGTCATTCGGTCGCTCACCGAATCCTGAAGAGCTTTCGGCGATGATCTCCTCGATCAGTCTCGCATTGTTCAGAGAATTCCCTTGATGGGAAATTATCTTACCGAGGCAACTTGCCTGAACGTCGAAAGAGGAGGGGAGTGGTCAACGCAAGAACGCCACTGTCAGACTGATCCAACAGTGGCGTTCGGAAATTCGATCTTGCGGCAAATTCTTATTTGAATCGACTGCTTCCGAGATCAAGACCGGAGACCCCTGTGATTCGTCCGCTCCCCAAGTCCAGACCAGCGAGCCCTTTGATTCGTCCACTGCCCAAATCTAATCCGGAGACACCTTTGACATCAGCCTGCGTTGTGTTGGTGGTATAGGATTTTGAGGTTTGGTTCTTAGCTGGGACTTCATCCATCGGTGCGAAGTCTTCGACAATCACGCCAATGCTTACCAGAAAATAGTATTCTTCCTCCGACATGCGAGATCCAAAATCACCAGCCGTGGCGATGGAACTGAAAGCGGTGAAGAGACAAACGAACATGATTTTTGTGGCGAAACTGGTCATTGCATTGTCCTGGATTTGAGGGAAACAGCGTTGTGCACTCTTCTCAGCGGAAACCTGCTGCAGTTGTGACAAACAATCTGCAAAAGA from Thalassoglobus polymorphus includes the following:
- the eboE gene encoding metabolite traffic protein EboE: MSLSTLPLSYCTNVHPGQTVSEVIHGLTEYTIPARKQLGERVAAGLWLPATAISEVRGDRAKLEELQQVLAEGDLVCYTLNTFPYGNFHSERVKENVYLPDWSTQERFDFTFQSAQVLAELMPEGVEGSLSTVPLGFKGFQQGEDFLPECFDRLLNLAVKLDELHDETGRVLRLAIEPEPLCVLETTVETIGFFKKLYDTAMTRKQLDIVQRHLGVCYDVCHQAVEFEDVKQSIADLSSTGIRINKVHITCALRLESPGENIDARNQLAQFVEPRYLHQTFAESEERTISIVDLSNEFCSDPPEEFREADEWRIHYHVPVHEESVGELKTTRDDLKAAIQAVAKLEYAPHLEVETYTWNVLPNEEKVSLVDGLVRELSATRELLKEAAN
- a CDS encoding small basic protein; its protein translation is MSVDKSLKGGGRLARSRNVLKRAERIEKLKELDRWVDNQSPYGLPKVRILKVATGKKKKKKTDDDD
- a CDS encoding alpha/beta fold hydrolase; translation: MPVLFLALCLTSTFLTETCAQETTPGADEDHFSLMPNKIPKLQIDMKTMGGRQFWGDVLFFRGYRIQQNVLTQHYRLLDPEDIRREWGTEQDCAQALQKIIDEKKLSAMSGKAVILIHGIIRSSKSFSKMQVALEKDGYTVIGFDYPSTRMTMAESADFLTKTIASLHGIQQIDLVCHSMGGLLVRTYLREKGKDRDPRIQRLVMMGTPNQGARMANLVENNLAYQWIFGPAGKELKKNEQGVIASLPIPDFEFGIVAGARNTEDGWNPLVPGDDDGTVAVESAKLSGAKDFMTVSSLHSFVTEDSEGIEGVRRFLKTGCFRENGICQPIE
- a CDS encoding DUF2752 domain-containing protein encodes the protein MSLNSTRSYPITQSIRWLLLAGSVCVLGGFYTASTVDPDPRGFGTHQQFGFPPCSFRVFIGVPCPSCGGTTSVAYFVRGQWISSLKSNTAVFVLAFLGLVYLPWSLLSLKAGRLLGVVTPSHFGATILVTLSVIAVVQWGWRLLN
- a CDS encoding aminotransferase class V-fold PLP-dependent enzyme is translated as MDTIYLNHAGTSWPKPSVVTEAVAAAMETSPRHWPSLFERAHHSVCRYFGISNPAQLLLTPGCTSAISVAISDFNWEPNDKVLTSSWEHHALSRPLQKLQGDGIELVVVPPDSSSPFDLTFFESSLAAGGVKLVAITAACNVTGQILPMRQIIELAHKYNAFVLVDAAQVVGWLPLNFSELGADLIAFGGHKGLQSPWGIGGLYIADHVPMKCVTASCGLSLGDDEPLLSPRPGYCDVGSVDQFSLAGLEVAIDWLEEKARADRLAIGRECVQRFRDLLSAFANVTLFGADDLSQQLPTVAFSVAGISSATVSNLLKARGIVAASGFQCAPQAHETLGTEESGVVRLSFGIGQPEKEIAVALERTSDVIRSLTES